The Aquila chrysaetos chrysaetos chromosome 25, bAquChr1.4, whole genome shotgun sequence genome includes the window aaaaaataaaccccaagacTTGGTTTGTTTCTCAACTAGAGAGCTATTTTACCTGCAGGCAGGACAGCCACCAACTACTACTACAGAAGTGGTGGTAGCAGGCTGTTGAATAATGGTGTACGTGCTCGAATAGTTTGGCTGTGATGTCGGTGGAGGAACAGCATAccctaaaataagaaaaaaacctcaatcaCCACATGTATGGCACAAAGAACAATGATGATAATTTAAAAGTATGGAAACAGAacatggaaaaaaccaaacagaaatgtaGTCTTGACTGAGCACTTTAAGAAGCTCTATCAAAATCAGAGTTGGAACACGCTACTCAGCACATCTGATAGCAAAGCCACTTCATAAACTCAAGTATCTAGCACAATTTAACCATCTAAAAAGGACACTGACCTAATAATTAACTTTGAGAATTTGTTTCAATGCTGTTTGAGCAACagggaaaaacagtttaaaCAAACAATGACCACAGCTTTCACTGCTCGATGTTACGTATCAGGTATGTCCCACTCCAGCAGACGAACTAGTTGCAACAGAATAAATCTTCTGGTTTCCAGCCCAGCTTAACTTCCACATATTAAGTTTATAACTGGAGAGGGAGGTAGGAGTGATAAGATGCAAGTGGAAAGGAAGCAGGTTGCATAgcacaggggagaaaaaaaaaaaaaacaacaaaaaaaaaccagaacaaaaaaatccccacaaacTTCCAGAAAACCCATGTTGGTAGCTAGTGAATGTGTCGTTTTAACAGTTGTAGTTAGAAAACACAAGTCTTTAACTACtgcattaacatttaaaaaaaaaaaagagctttttaaagGGATGGTTAGATGTATACAGGGTGATCATACAGTCAAGGTACACTTTGCCCAGGTATAACCTAATTTGAGCTTCTCTCCCAGGGCACAGTTCTCAGATTTTCTTGAATCAAGTTATGCAACTGTAAAACGCACCAACCTCACtacttaaactgaaaataatcagTAATATTTGTATTGTAGGCAAATAAGCTCCAAGTTATTAGCAGAAAAACAAGCTATGGCATCAAGATTCAACCCAGTGCTTGATGACTGGGGTGTCTGCTGtgtatattttttgtaatttttaagcTTTCCCTTAACTCTACGGTCTTTCCCGAGTGGCTACTTCTTTCTTTGACGGAGGTTAGTATTAACTCAGTTAACAAAAGTACCGTATCTACTCACCTGCTTAAGTCTCTCCAAGACTACTGAAGTgtatcagaaaaaacaaacattaacCAGAGTACAGTGAAGCGCATGCAAAGAACAGCGCAAGTTTGGGGTCTGTTTTACTGCTAGCGCAGCTGTGCCTCTTCGCCATTGTTTTGAGGCAGAAACCCCGCACATCTGAGGGATGCGTGCAAACTCAGTCGGTGTTTTGGGGAGGGCAAAACGCAAACACGACGTTACACCTCAGAGGCACCtagggaaggaggggaaagggaggcgGCGCTTGGAACACCTGGATCCCCTGCGCACCCTCCTCCCTGCGCTGGTTTTCGGCGTGAAAACCGACACGGATCCAACCGCCTCGCTCCTGAGGGGGAAGCCCCACGCGAGGGAGGCTCAAGAGTTTCCCCCGCTCTCCCCGGGCAGCCCCTCCGCGACGCAGGCCACGGCCCTTCTCCGGAGCCCGCGGCCGGCCTGCGGCCCCCGGGGCACCGCCAGCGCCGCCCCCGCTCCCGTCCccggggggcaggaggaggaagaggaggcggGGGGCGGTTGGGGGAGCCTCTCCAGAGCCGCCCCCCgtcccagggctgggcagcgcGGGGCTCCCTCGGGCGCTCTCCTTCACACGCCGGGGAGCcctcgccgcccccccccccccccccccgcccgccccgagCTGGCGGCCAGCCCTCCCCCGCCGCCTCAGACCCACCTGCGGCAGCCGCGGCGCCCGGGTAGGGGTAGGGCGGGGGCGGCTGGAAgccgggctgcggggcggggaTGGCGCCGTAGTTGCTCTGCCCGTAGTCGTAGCCCGCGCCCTGGGCGGCGGGGCTGTAGGCGGGGGGCCGCTCCTGCAGCAGGGGCTTGTTGTCCATGctgggggcggcggcggcgacggcgCTGCCTGCCCGCGGAGCGGAGCCGAGCGGCGCGGCGAGGGCCGTGAGGGCGAAGAGGAAGCGGCGCCCTCGCCTCAGCGCCCAACTTGGCGGGCGCCgcccctccgccccgcccgGGGGCGCCGGAGCTCAGCGGCGGCGCGAGCgcccgggcggcggcgccccGCGCATTCGGGGCCGGGCGCGAGGGACCGGCGGTGAGGGAAGCGGGTGAGCGGCCCCTGGCGCGCGGGCGGCCCCTCCCCGAGCGCCCCCCGCACCTCGCGGGCGGGGCCCCGCCCGCTGCGCTTCGCGGCCGGTCACAAGACTGCGCCCCACGTGACGCCGCTCCCCAGCGGCGCGGGGTGACTCGCCGAGAGGCGCAGGAAAGCCTCGGCCTTAAaggggccgcgccgccgcccgcgcggGCAACCCGCCGCACGGAGCCGCCGGCGGCACCCCGTCAGCCGCCTTgccttccccctgctcccccccgccccgccccggtGGCTGCAGCGGGGCCGCGGGCCCGCTGCCCGCGCTGGGAGGGTGCCGTGCTCCGCGTGCTGCCCGGGTATGGAGGCGGAGCAGCCGCCAGCGGGACAGGCTGCGGCACGCTGCCTCGAGTCACCGGGCCTGCCGGTTGTTCGCTACTTGAGCCGACGGTGGATTTTCAACGTGCCCTTCTTACCATCGCTTTCCTTCAAGGGCGCCTCTCCCAAAATGCAATCCCCGCTGGAAACGGGCGGCCTGAGCAGGACGAGGATGGACTCGTTATTGGCTTGGTCCCAGCTGACATTCCTGCCGGCGGTAGCTGGAGGGTCTGCTCAACCCGGGAAGACCCCCAGAGCGTCGGCAGAAAGAGGGATGCGGAAGGTCATCGCTTCTGCACCTGCGATAATGCCGAGAGCCGCTTCGAATCATGTAGTAGCCAAATGACTGCAGCTGAGCTCCGGGAAGACGGAAAGCGTCAGTGTGTGTCCAcgtgtacatatgtatatatatatatatagtgtatgCATGTGCGTTTGCATTTACACAGAACCCCCAGcctgaggaaaaagcaaaaatcagcaTGAAATAGTGCTGCGTTCCGCAGTGACTTCTGCAAACTCTTACATCCCCACTGGGAAGAGCCGCGCTTGAGTCTTAACGGAAAAAGAGCGCCCTGGGGGTGGTGGCACAGAATGGGAATGTTGCAAAAGGAGGGAAAGTTTTTGAAAAGAGattgaggaaaaagcagaagaaaactcaCGTGGTTTGAGGAAACACGAAAGTTAAAAGAGCActaagggaaggaagaggaaagcaggggggaatgctgctttctcctgtgCTGCAAACTAAAGGAAGGAGTTCAACAGCGCTTTCACCAggctcagctgcttctgaatCCAAGTTCTCGATGGTTGGACAGCTCAGGCCAGATGCTGAAAGGATCTTAAATGTCTTTCATCACAGTTAAAACTCTGGCCTCTTCCCTCCATACCTTCATCCCTAGAGCTGTCTGATTCACcaaatcttttgcttttgaaatatgcACAGGTTGGTCCTTCACTACAGGTACCAACACGGCCCCTATCGCCACGGCAAACTCTGAGCAACTCCCATGATAGCGCTCCTGTGCAGTAGGGAAGGTTTAGCCCCAATTTCataggaagaggggaaaaaaccccattaaaaaaggaaagagattaaACAATTCGCCTCAAAAGCGAACGAATTCTTGAAACGCACAGGGACACAGACTACATGACCTGAAATCCAAGCCAGTGCCAGCATCACATGATGGTGAGAGGATCCCTGCCCTCTTGCTTTCCGTCTCCTCCCTCCAGTTTGCAGTGCCTGACTCATCTGGAAGGGGCAGTGCTCATGGTTTGCAGTGACATTTAAAGACGGCTCCTACTGTGAGGAAAGCTTTCGCTTACTGTAACTGTAGTGGTATAAATATTACATGagatttttggaagaaaaatcttaaagcACAAATGCAATGCAATACTTCCTCATTAGGGGAAAGATACTTCCCTAAAATGAATGTCAAGTGACGAGGAAAAACCCCCCTTCTAAAGAAGTGAGATTTGGGAAAGCGTGGAA containing:
- the BRI3 gene encoding brain protein I3 isoform X1 encodes the protein MDNKPLLQERPPAYSPAAQGAGYDYGQSNYGAIPAPQPGFQPPPPYPYPGAAAAAGYAVPPPTSQPNYSSTYTIIQQPATTTSVVVVGGCPACSLTAEARSCLAGSLLPKPRREEVVSLLTGSQVRTAYLLLFLRILVLLV
- the BRI3 gene encoding brain protein I3 isoform X2; this translates as MDNKPLLQERPPAYSPAAQGAGYDYGQSNYGAIPAPQPGFQPPPPYPYPGAAAAAGYAVPPPTSQPNYSSTYTIIQQPATTTSVVVVGGCPACRVGVLEDTFTCLGVLCAIVFFPIGILFCLALRQRRCPNCGAAFG